A part of Lacibacter sp. H407 genomic DNA contains:
- a CDS encoding ribosome maturation factor yields MNLEQKTDSIRQLIEEIISVDADCFLVDVKLKPGNNIQVFVDADAGLPISRCIGYNRALYKQIEEKALFNDGDFSLEVSSPGLEEPLKLVRQYSKNIGRLVEVVMKDGVKVVGKLVSASAEEVEVEETKGKGKKQEVIQHKLAYADIKSTKIQIVFN; encoded by the coding sequence ATGAACTTAGAGCAAAAAACAGACAGTATACGGCAGTTAATTGAAGAGATCATCAGCGTGGATGCAGATTGTTTCCTGGTAGATGTAAAGCTCAAACCGGGTAACAATATTCAGGTATTTGTAGATGCAGATGCAGGGTTGCCCATCAGCCGGTGCATTGGTTACAACAGAGCCTTGTACAAACAGATCGAAGAAAAAGCCTTGTTCAACGATGGCGATTTTTCACTGGAAGTGTCATCGCCGGGTTTGGAAGAACCGTTAAAACTCGTTCGCCAATACAGCAAAAATATCGGCCGGCTGGTAGAAGTAGTGATGAAAGACGGGGTTAAAGTAGTCGGCAAATTAGTATCAGCATCAGCGGAGGAAGTAGAGGTGGAAGAAACAAAAGGCAAAGGAAAAAAGCAGGAAGTGATACAACACAAGCTTGCTTATGCAGATATTAAATCAACTAAAATTCAAATTGTATTTAACTGA
- the nusA gene encoding transcription termination factor NusA — MASINLIESFQEFKDAENIDRPTMMKVLEDVFKTLLRKKYGSDDNFDVIVNTEKGDLEIMRRRTIVEDGQVEDPLAQIAYTDAVKIEPDYEVGEELYEDVDIHDFGRRAILAAKQTLASRIGDLKKNVLVQKYSDRIGEILSAEVYQVWKKEVLLLDEEGNELLLPKSEQIPQDYFKKGENIRAVIKKVELKNNAPVIILSRTSPLFLAKLLEIEVPEIFDGLIVIRKIVREPGERAKVAVESFDDRIDPVGACVGMKGSRIHGIVRELKNENIDVINYTSNINLLIQRSLTPAKITSMDIDQEAKHVEVYLKPDQVSLAIGKRGVNIKLACELTGYEIDVYRDTEEETNEFDIDLDEFTDEIEGWVIDELKRIGCDTARSVLDLTAEELERRTDLEKETITEVRRVLKEEFEQE; from the coding sequence ATGGCAAGTATCAACCTTATTGAAAGTTTCCAGGAGTTTAAGGATGCGGAAAATATCGACCGCCCCACGATGATGAAAGTGCTGGAAGATGTATTTAAAACATTGCTTCGTAAGAAATATGGCAGTGATGATAACTTTGACGTGATCGTGAATACGGAGAAGGGTGATCTGGAGATCATGCGTCGTCGTACCATTGTAGAAGATGGACAAGTAGAAGATCCGTTGGCACAGATTGCTTATACCGATGCCGTAAAGATCGAGCCCGACTATGAAGTGGGTGAAGAATTATATGAAGATGTAGATATTCATGATTTCGGCCGCCGTGCTATCCTTGCCGCCAAGCAGACATTGGCGAGCCGTATTGGTGATTTGAAGAAGAATGTATTGGTACAAAAATATTCTGACCGTATTGGTGAAATTCTGAGTGCAGAAGTGTACCAGGTATGGAAAAAAGAAGTGTTGTTGCTCGATGAAGAAGGAAACGAATTGTTGTTGCCAAAAAGCGAACAGATTCCACAGGACTACTTTAAAAAAGGCGAAAACATCCGTGCGGTTATTAAGAAAGTAGAATTAAAAAATAACGCACCGGTAATCATCTTATCAAGAACAAGTCCATTATTCCTGGCGAAATTGCTGGAAATTGAAGTGCCGGAAATTTTTGACGGTTTGATTGTGATCAGAAAAATTGTGCGTGAACCGGGAGAAAGAGCGAAAGTTGCAGTAGAAAGCTTCGACGATCGTATTGACCCGGTAGGAGCTTGTGTGGGGATGAAGGGTAGCCGTATTCATGGAATTGTACGTGAATTGAAGAATGAGAATATTGACGTGATCAATTACACGTCAAATATTAACCTGCTCATTCAACGTTCACTTACACCTGCCAAGATCACCAGCATGGATATTGACCAGGAAGCAAAACATGTAGAAGTATATTTAAAACCCGACCAGGTATCGTTAGCCATTGGTAAACGAGGTGTAAATATTAAACTTGCATGCGAGTTAACCGGTTATGAAATTGATGTGTATCGTGATACAGAAGAAGAAACCAACGAGTTCGATATTGATCTGGATGAATTTACAGACGAAATTGAAGGTTGGGTAATTGATGAGTTGAAGCGCATTGGTTGCGATACAGCCCGCAGTGTGCTCGACTTAACAGCAGAAGAATTGGAACGCCGTACAGATCTGGAAAAAGAAACCATCACAGAAGTACGCCGTGTATTAAAAGAAGAATTTGAACAGGAATAA
- the infB gene encoding translation initiation factor IF-2: MSESNTPRLMAAAKEFNIGKDTLIDFLVGKGFSKDDLKPTAKLTEGMYRSLQAEFSSDKLAKAKSDQIEIPKGGMADLKKKKEEEDLSIRKEVKKVVVKEEPKVEEVKPVEVVVPEPPVVVVAVEEPKVEEVKPVEVVAVPEPEVTKIEAPEVEGPKVVAKIDLDKIDSSTRPKKVEKKKKEEPKQEEPEVVKEEEKVVVQPIVEQEAEVEEDEDVVIENIKADKLEGPKILGKIELPVNSETRPKPVTDKEKRKRKRIPIDKKTGPGQQSGSGQQAGATPPARTGPTIGIQRRGDARPGGGTGGNRNDRGRGAGPGRREDKVIDAKEIQEKLRETQAKLSGQGGRGKSLKAKYRKLKRDEMADNMPEGGEDNKLQVTEFISAAELASLMDVSATDVVAKCFSLGMMVSINQRLDAEVIELVAGEFGFEVEFIDMEKQAEMEEEDDDDDADSLQPRAPIVTIMGHVDHGKTSLLDYIRNANVVSGEAGGITQHIGAYEVTNAAGKKITFLDTPGHEAFTAMRARGAKVTDIAVIVVAADDAVMPQTKEAISHAQAAGVPMIFAVNKIDKDGANPQKIYEQLSQMNILVEEWGGKFQSQELSAKKGLNIDKLLEKISFEAELLDLKANPDREGTGSIIEASLDKGRGYVATILVQNGTLKQGDLIVSGQYYGRIKAMFNERNQRVEKAGPSTAVQILGLNGAPQAGEKFKVYEDEAEAKEIAGRRAQILREQGIRTKKHITLDEIGRRLALGNFKELNLIIKGDVDGSVEALTDSLQKLSTEEIAVNVVHKAVGQISEADVTLASASDAILIGFNVRPSLQASKLAEQEGVEIKNYSIIYNAIEEVKSAMEGLLEPKITEKEVATVEIREVYKFDKATVAGCYVLDGKMKRDAKIRLFRDGVLVYPRTEGGFAELGSLKRFKDDAKEVSSNMECGLTIKNFSDLNVGDTIVAFEEEEVKRTL; encoded by the coding sequence ATGTCAGAAAGTAATACACCACGTTTGATGGCTGCTGCCAAGGAGTTTAATATTGGTAAGGATACCCTTATTGACTTTTTGGTGGGAAAAGGGTTCAGTAAAGATGATCTGAAACCAACTGCAAAGCTTACAGAAGGCATGTACCGTTCGCTGCAGGCAGAATTCTCATCCGATAAACTGGCGAAAGCAAAAAGTGATCAGATCGAGATTCCGAAAGGCGGCATGGCAGACCTCAAGAAAAAGAAAGAAGAAGAAGATCTTTCGATCAGGAAGGAAGTAAAGAAGGTTGTTGTAAAAGAAGAGCCGAAGGTAGAGGAAGTAAAGCCGGTTGAAGTGGTTGTGCCCGAACCTCCCGTTGTGGTGGTGGCGGTTGAAGAGCCAAAGGTAGAGGAAGTGAAACCTGTTGAAGTGGTTGCAGTACCGGAACCTGAGGTTACAAAAATTGAAGCTCCTGAAGTTGAAGGTCCAAAAGTTGTGGCCAAGATCGATCTTGATAAGATCGATTCGTCTACCCGCCCTAAAAAGGTAGAGAAGAAGAAAAAAGAAGAGCCAAAGCAGGAAGAACCTGAAGTAGTGAAGGAAGAAGAGAAAGTCGTTGTACAACCAATCGTGGAGCAGGAAGCAGAAGTTGAGGAAGATGAAGATGTTGTTATCGAAAATATCAAGGCTGATAAATTAGAGGGTCCGAAAATTCTTGGTAAAATAGAACTGCCGGTTAATTCTGAAACAAGACCAAAACCTGTTACAGATAAAGAAAAGCGGAAACGCAAACGTATTCCGATCGATAAGAAAACAGGTCCGGGTCAACAGTCAGGAAGTGGCCAGCAAGCTGGCGCAACGCCTCCGGCAAGAACAGGTCCAACTATCGGTATCCAACGTCGTGGCGATGCCCGACCAGGTGGCGGTACAGGTGGTAACCGGAACGATCGTGGTCGTGGTGCAGGTCCGGGTCGCAGAGAAGATAAAGTGATTGATGCAAAAGAGATCCAGGAAAAACTTCGTGAAACACAAGCCAAACTATCAGGTCAAGGCGGAAGAGGTAAGAGCTTAAAAGCGAAATACCGGAAGCTGAAGCGTGATGAAATGGCCGATAATATGCCGGAAGGTGGCGAAGACAACAAGCTGCAGGTTACCGAATTTATCAGTGCTGCCGAATTGGCCAGCTTGATGGATGTATCGGCAACCGATGTGGTGGCAAAATGTTTCAGCCTCGGTATGATGGTGTCGATCAACCAACGTTTGGATGCGGAAGTAATTGAACTGGTTGCCGGTGAGTTTGGCTTTGAAGTTGAGTTTATCGACATGGAGAAGCAGGCCGAAATGGAGGAAGAGGACGACGACGATGATGCAGACAGCCTGCAACCACGGGCTCCCATTGTTACCATCATGGGTCACGTAGATCATGGTAAAACATCGTTACTCGATTATATCCGTAATGCAAACGTAGTATCAGGCGAGGCCGGCGGTATTACCCAGCATATTGGTGCGTATGAAGTAACCAATGCAGCAGGTAAAAAGATCACGTTCCTTGATACACCCGGTCACGAAGCCTTTACAGCGATGCGTGCACGTGGTGCGAAAGTGACGGATATTGCAGTGATCGTAGTAGCGGCCGATGATGCGGTGATGCCACAAACAAAAGAGGCCATCAGTCACGCACAGGCAGCAGGTGTGCCTATGATCTTTGCGGTGAATAAGATCGATAAAGACGGAGCTAATCCGCAAAAAATATACGAGCAGTTATCACAAATGAATATTTTGGTGGAAGAGTGGGGCGGTAAATTCCAAAGCCAGGAACTCTCAGCTAAAAAAGGATTGAACATTGATAAACTGTTGGAAAAAATATCATTTGAAGCTGAATTGCTTGACCTGAAAGCAAATCCCGATCGGGAAGGTACCGGTTCAATCATTGAAGCATCGTTGGACAAGGGACGTGGATACGTGGCAACGATTCTGGTACAAAACGGAACACTTAAACAAGGTGATCTGATTGTATCGGGTCAGTACTACGGTCGTATCAAAGCCATGTTTAACGAACGTAACCAACGGGTTGAAAAAGCAGGTCCTTCAACGGCTGTACAAATCCTCGGTTTGAATGGTGCACCGCAGGCGGGTGAGAAGTTTAAAGTGTATGAAGATGAAGCCGAAGCAAAAGAAATTGCCGGTCGTCGTGCACAGATCCTCCGTGAGCAAGGTATCAGAACCAAGAAACATATTACACTCGATGAAATTGGTCGTCGTTTGGCACTGGGTAACTTTAAAGAACTCAACCTCATCATCAAAGGTGACGTGGATGGTTCGGTAGAAGCCTTGACCGATTCATTACAGAAGTTATCAACGGAAGAAATTGCAGTGAACGTAGTTCATAAAGCAGTTGGTCAGATCTCTGAAGCGGATGTAACATTGGCAAGTGCATCAGATGCGATCCTGATTGGTTTCAACGTTCGTCCATCGTTGCAGGCATCAAAACTTGCAGAACAGGAAGGCGTGGAGATCAAGAACTATTCCATCATCTACAATGCGATCGAAGAAGTGAAGAGTGCGATGGAAGGTTTATTGGAACCGAAGATCACGGAGAAAGAAGTTGCTACTGTTGAAATTCGTGAAGTGTACAAGTTTGATAAAGCAACCGTTGCCGGTTGTTATGTGTTGGATGGAAAGATGAAGCGTGATGCGAAAATCCGCCTCTTCCGTGATGGCGTATTGGTATATCCACGAACAGAAGGTGGTTTTGCAGAGTTGGGAAGTTTGAAACGCTTCAAAGACGATGCAAAAGAAGTTTCTTCCAACATGGAGTGTGGTTTAACCATCAAAAACTTCAGCGATCTCAACGTAGGCGATACCATTGTTGCGTTTGAAGAAGAAGAAGTGAAACGTACACTCTAA
- a CDS encoding peptidylprolyl isomerase, with product MNKLFTIVAVLAVMAVQAQTKKVVADKIIGVVGDRIVLKSDIDNQINDARSKDYELPPDASCYLMQQLIINKMLAIQAEKDSLPISEEEVEADVDNRLRYFIQQYGSKEVIEQITGKTIFQFREEMREPIKESKLASAMRNKIVENVKITPTEVRAYFNRIPKDSLAFYETELEIGEIVVYPKAGREMEEYAQDELKEFKRQVEAGTKKMDFLASQYSDDPAAKENAGLYVLNRGDNQWDPTFFNTAMALKEGQISRVIKSKFGYHIIQCLSRNGDEVTVRHILKIPRINESDINDAINKLDTVRSKLITGAVKFGEAVSKYSDEENSKFTAGIMRGQDGTSIVTIDELDKDMIPLLEKLKPGEFSQPFAFTDLRGKKGVRLIYLIARTAPHRENMEDDYSKLSARALEEKKEKELEKWFIKNSKTFYVQIEDEYKGCAPMKAILPELVKN from the coding sequence ATGAATAAGTTATTTACCATTGTTGCAGTGTTGGCCGTTATGGCAGTGCAGGCGCAAACAAAGAAGGTCGTTGCTGATAAGATCATTGGTGTTGTTGGCGACAGGATCGTGTTGAAATCGGATATTGACAACCAGATCAATGATGCACGGAGCAAAGATTATGAATTGCCGCCCGATGCATCCTGCTATCTCATGCAGCAACTGATCATCAATAAAATGCTGGCGATTCAGGCTGAAAAAGATTCCTTACCGATCAGCGAAGAAGAGGTGGAAGCAGATGTAGACAATCGTCTCCGTTACTTTATCCAGCAGTATGGTTCCAAAGAAGTAATTGAGCAAATTACCGGTAAAACCATTTTTCAGTTTCGTGAAGAAATGCGGGAGCCGATCAAAGAAAGCAAACTTGCATCGGCAATGCGGAATAAGATCGTGGAGAATGTAAAGATCACACCAACTGAAGTAAGAGCTTATTTCAACCGGATACCAAAAGATAGTTTGGCTTTTTACGAAACAGAATTGGAGATCGGTGAAATTGTGGTGTATCCCAAAGCCGGTCGTGAAATGGAAGAATACGCACAGGACGAATTGAAAGAATTTAAACGCCAGGTGGAAGCAGGTACCAAGAAAATGGATTTCCTTGCATCGCAGTACAGTGATGATCCTGCTGCAAAAGAAAATGCCGGATTGTATGTGTTGAACAGGGGTGATAACCAATGGGATCCAACTTTTTTTAATACAGCAATGGCTTTGAAGGAGGGTCAGATTTCACGTGTTATCAAATCGAAATTCGGATATCATATCATTCAATGCTTATCACGTAATGGAGATGAGGTAACCGTACGCCACATCTTGAAGATCCCTCGTATCAATGAATCGGATATCAATGATGCCATCAACAAACTCGATACAGTTCGTTCCAAACTCATTACCGGTGCTGTAAAGTTTGGTGAGGCCGTAAGTAAATATTCCGATGAAGAAAATTCAAAGTTTACAGCAGGAATTATGCGTGGACAAGATGGTACATCCATTGTAACTATCGACGAATTGGATAAGGATATGATTCCATTACTTGAAAAATTAAAGCCGGGTGAATTCTCACAGCCATTTGCATTTACTGATCTGCGTGGTAAAAAAGGTGTTCGTTTAATTTACCTGATTGCCCGTACGGCTCCGCACCGTGAGAATATGGAAGATGATTACAGCAAACTTTCAGCAAGAGCATTGGAAGAGAAAAAAGAAAAAGAGCTGGAGAAGTGGTTCATTAAAAACTCCAAAACCTTTTATGTGCAGATCGAAGATGAATACAAAGGTTGTGCACCCATGAAAGCCATTCTGCCAGAGCTTGTAAAAAACTAA
- a CDS encoding MarR family winged helix-turn-helix transcriptional regulator — protein sequence MKLEQAIQSVNFKNETHKAGLNILYTAWWLKTLMSRELKDFGLTHEQYNVLRILKGKSPDEMCVKDIAGRMIEKSSNVPRIIDRLVLKKLVKRTTDANDKRHTVMALTGAGLNILELSTQRINNVFDATLQITEADAGLLNQLLEQIRAKES from the coding sequence GTGAAACTGGAACAAGCAATACAAAGTGTGAATTTTAAAAACGAAACCCATAAAGCGGGGCTGAATATATTATATACAGCCTGGTGGTTAAAGACCCTGATGAGCCGGGAGTTGAAAGACTTTGGCTTAACGCATGAGCAATACAATGTACTGCGTATCCTTAAAGGTAAGTCACCCGATGAAATGTGTGTGAAGGATATTGCAGGTCGAATGATCGAAAAAAGCTCGAATGTACCAAGGATCATTGATCGTTTGGTGCTGAAAAAGCTGGTGAAGAGAACCACTGATGCAAACGACAAAAGGCACACGGTAATGGCGTTAACAGGAGCCGGGTTAAATATCCTGGAACTGAGTACACAGCGGATCAACAATGTGTTTGATGCAACCCTTCAAATTACGGAAGCCGATGCGGGTTTGCTCAATCAGTTACTGGAGCAGATCAGGGCAAAAGAAAGTTGA
- a CDS encoding pirin family protein, producing MKAVIHKAATRGHANHGWLNSYHSFSFAGYYNPERIHFGALRVLNDDSVAAGMGFGTHPHDNMEIISIPLSGDLKHKDSMGTEATIKQGDIQVMSAGTGISHSEMNANKDKEVKFLQIWVFPNRKNVQPRYGQITLDENKMKNNLLQVLSPNADDEGVWIHQDAWFSLGNLDKGFATDYKLKGTNTGVYAFVLEGDVTINGEALNKRDGLGISETDTLNITADSDARLLLMEVPMLN from the coding sequence ATGAAAGCAGTAATTCATAAAGCAGCAACAAGGGGCCACGCCAATCACGGCTGGCTCAACAGCTACCATAGTTTCAGCTTTGCCGGTTATTACAACCCTGAGCGGATCCATTTTGGTGCACTCCGTGTATTGAATGATGATTCGGTAGCAGCAGGTATGGGCTTTGGTACACATCCACACGATAACATGGAAATTATTTCCATTCCGTTAAGTGGAGATTTGAAACACAAAGACAGCATGGGTACAGAAGCAACCATCAAGCAAGGCGATATACAGGTGATGAGTGCAGGCACAGGTATTTCACACAGTGAAATGAATGCTAACAAAGACAAAGAGGTAAAATTTTTACAGATATGGGTTTTCCCAAACAGGAAAAATGTGCAGCCACGTTACGGACAAATTACGTTGGATGAAAACAAAATGAAGAACAATCTACTGCAGGTGCTTAGTCCAAACGCAGATGATGAAGGCGTATGGATCCACCAGGATGCATGGTTCAGTTTAGGAAATCTGGATAAAGGCTTTGCAACCGATTATAAACTGAAAGGAACAAATACCGGGGTATATGCTTTTGTACTGGAAGGCGATGTAACCATCAATGGTGAAGCGCTTAACAAAAGAGATGGTCTCGGTATCAGCGAAACAGATACACTCAACATTACAGCAGATTCTGATGCAAGATTACTACTGATGGAAGTACCCATGCTCAACTAA
- a CDS encoding YceI family protein: protein MATYKIDASHSDIIFKVKHLMITTVTGQFKSFDATLSADAEDFSDAVVTFTADINSVDTRSEQRDTHLKSDDFFAAEKYPELKFVSTSVSKKDDGLVLKGDLTIRDVTKPVELKADFNGVVVDPWGQTKVGFEAEGKIKRKEFGLGWDAVTEAGGVVVSDDVKLQFHVQFVKQ from the coding sequence ATGGCAACGTACAAAATTGACGCATCGCACAGTGACATTATCTTCAAGGTAAAACACCTGATGATCACGACCGTAACAGGACAATTCAAAAGCTTTGATGCTACATTATCTGCTGATGCAGAAGATTTCAGTGATGCAGTAGTAACCTTTACTGCAGATATCAATAGTGTAGATACACGCAGCGAACAAAGAGATACACATCTGAAAAGTGACGACTTTTTTGCTGCAGAAAAATATCCTGAATTAAAGTTTGTTTCTACATCAGTTAGTAAGAAAGATGACGGGTTGGTTTTGAAAGGTGATCTTACGATCCGTGATGTAACAAAACCAGTTGAATTGAAAGCAGATTTCAATGGTGTAGTAGTTGATCCTTGGGGACAAACAAAAGTAGGTTTTGAAGCAGAAGGAAAAATCAAGCGTAAAGAATTTGGTTTAGGCTGGGATGCTGTAACTGAAGCTGGTGGTGTGGTAGTAAGTGATGATGTGAAACTCCAGTTCCACGTTCAGTTTGTAAAGCAATAA
- a CDS encoding pirin family protein yields the protein MKQIRYTRKAAPAHMVGDGFKVRTFISSAMWKDMSPFLMLDYIEPTEYLPTDHPRGVDVHPHKGFETVSILWEGALAHEDSSGGKGKIFAGDVQWMTAGAGILHKEFHEEEFSKKGGVLHGAQLWVNLPSKNKSTAPAYQDIRSNNIPEIQIGEDKGKIRIIAGEMNGIKGPANTFTRINIFDAHAKADASFDLNVVDGDHTTLLVLKGTVLINDDKTAREGEMLVFENTGENIHIQTNNETHLLLLSGEPITEPVAAYGPFVMNTQQEIMQAIDDYNAGKFGHLN from the coding sequence ATGAAACAGATCAGGTATACAAGGAAAGCGGCTCCTGCTCATATGGTAGGCGACGGGTTTAAAGTAAGAACATTTATTTCTTCGGCGATGTGGAAGGACATGAGCCCTTTCCTGATGCTTGATTACATTGAACCTACAGAATATTTACCTACCGATCATCCCCGTGGCGTGGATGTGCATCCGCATAAAGGATTTGAAACAGTGAGTATTTTATGGGAAGGTGCATTGGCACATGAAGACAGCAGCGGTGGTAAAGGCAAAATTTTTGCAGGAGATGTACAATGGATGACAGCCGGTGCTGGTATTCTTCACAAAGAATTTCATGAAGAAGAGTTTAGTAAGAAAGGTGGGGTATTGCATGGTGCCCAGCTTTGGGTAAATCTTCCTTCAAAAAATAAATCAACAGCACCTGCTTACCAGGACATCCGTTCGAACAATATTCCCGAGATACAAATCGGAGAAGACAAAGGAAAGATCCGCATCATTGCCGGAGAAATGAATGGGATAAAGGGTCCTGCGAATACATTCACTCGTATTAACATTTTTGATGCACATGCGAAAGCAGATGCATCATTTGATCTGAATGTTGTGGATGGCGATCATACAACACTGCTTGTTTTGAAAGGAACTGTTCTTATCAATGATGACAAAACAGCACGTGAAGGTGAAATGCTGGTATTTGAGAATACCGGAGAGAACATTCATATTCAAACAAACAATGAAACACACTTGTTATTACTAAGTGGCGAACCGATCACAGAACCGGTAGCAGCTTATGGTCCGTTTGTAATGAATACACAGCAGGAAATTATGCAGGCGATCGATGATTACAATGCCGGTAAATTTGGGCATCTTAATTAA
- a CDS encoding OsmC family protein, whose product MINSFIGVEKYKVTHSNGRHQFYADEPVDKGGMDTAPTPDELLESALASCTLVTLRMYTDHKQWNVGAIDISVLLKREEGKTIITRKLKFQHPLTNEQQQRLIQVAKNCPVSKTLGAASELNVQIN is encoded by the coding sequence ATGATCAACTCATTCATTGGCGTAGAAAAATACAAAGTAACACATAGCAATGGCCGTCACCAGTTTTATGCTGATGAACCGGTTGACAAAGGAGGAATGGATACTGCGCCAACACCTGATGAGTTGTTAGAATCAGCATTGGCCAGTTGCACCTTAGTTACCTTACGAATGTACACCGATCATAAGCAATGGAATGTAGGAGCAATTGATATTTCTGTTTTATTGAAACGTGAAGAAGGCAAAACCATCATCACAAGGAAATTGAAATTTCAACATCCACTAACTAATGAACAACAACAGCGTTTGATCCAGGTTGCCAAAAATTGCCCGGTATCAAAAACATTGGGAGCGGCATCGGAATTAAACGTACAGATCAACTAA
- a CDS encoding pirin family protein has translation MQHILFNGSERGVKDIGWLKSNFTFSFSSYYNPSKNGFGLLKVFNDDFVEAGKGFGLHPHQNMEIISIMLNGQMNHKDSLGYADVVEKDWVQIMSAGSGLRHEEYNVGTDEVNFLQIWIEPKLQNINPRYQRRNFPKDQRKNQLVTVVSNEEGQQHCWINQNAKLSLGWFEAEKSVTYQFNPVNKGIFVFLMEGEAEVNGIKIGRRDAVGLWETEQVELRFVKETEFIIIEAPINH, from the coding sequence ATGCAACATATTTTATTCAACGGTTCGGAAAGAGGAGTGAAAGATATTGGTTGGTTGAAAAGCAATTTCACGTTTTCATTTTCATCTTATTATAATCCATCGAAGAATGGATTTGGTTTATTGAAAGTGTTCAACGATGATTTTGTGGAAGCCGGCAAAGGCTTCGGCTTGCATCCACATCAGAATATGGAGATTATCAGCATTATGCTGAACGGACAAATGAATCACAAAGACAGTCTGGGTTATGCGGATGTAGTGGAAAAAGACTGGGTGCAGATCATGAGCGCCGGTAGCGGATTACGACATGAAGAATACAACGTAGGAACCGATGAAGTGAATTTTCTGCAGATATGGATCGAACCCAAGCTGCAAAATATCAACCCACGTTATCAAAGAAGAAATTTTCCAAAAGATCAACGGAAGAATCAATTGGTAACGGTGGTGAGTAATGAAGAAGGGCAGCAACATTGCTGGATCAATCAGAATGCAAAGCTCAGTCTCGGTTGGTTTGAAGCAGAGAAGTCGGTTACTTATCAATTCAATCCTGTGAATAAAGGTATTTTTGTATTTCTGATGGAAGGCGAAGCCGAAGTAAACGGCATCAAAATTGGCAGAAGAGATGCAGTGGGCTTGTGGGAAACTGAACAAGTGGAGCTCCGGTTTGTAAAAGAAACAGAATTCATCATCATTGAAGCACCAATCAATCATTAA
- a CDS encoding NADPH-dependent FMN reductase, with protein sequence MNIEIIAGSPRENSVTHRVALFLKKILTERTSHTVNIIDVREWELPLLQNVFVSVDATPEEFKPLSTRMFNAHAFILATPEYNGTYTSAMKNLLDHYPKQSHKAFGIVTASPGMMGGIRATQQMQLLINALFGIASPHMLVIGGVDKKFDSDGNLLDEAFQKNVDIFIREFLWLAESLHPETVLN encoded by the coding sequence ATGAACATCGAAATAATAGCAGGCAGCCCCAGAGAGAATAGTGTAACTCATCGTGTGGCATTGTTCCTCAAAAAAATATTAACGGAACGTACTTCACATACGGTCAACATCATTGACGTTCGGGAGTGGGAACTTCCTTTGCTTCAAAATGTGTTTGTATCAGTTGATGCAACACCGGAAGAGTTTAAGCCATTGAGCACCCGTATGTTCAATGCACATGCATTTATACTGGCTACTCCGGAGTACAATGGAACGTATACATCGGCCATGAAAAATTTGCTGGATCATTATCCTAAGCAAAGTCACAAGGCGTTTGGAATTGTTACAGCCAGCCCGGGTATGATGGGCGGCATCAGGGCCACACAGCAAATGCAGCTGTTGATCAATGCATTATTCGGTATTGCCAGTCCACATATGTTAGTGATTGGCGGTGTTGATAAGAAATTTGATTCGGACGGAAACCTGCTCGATGAAGCTTTTCAAAAGAATGTAGACATTTTTATACGTGAATTTTTATGGCTGGCGGAGAGTCTTCATCCCGAAACGGTCCTTAATTAA